CGGTACTCCCGGCTATATGCCGATAGAACAACTTCATGGTTTACCACAATTTAATAGTGATATTTATTCATTAGGAATGATTGCCATTCAAGCGCTTTTGGGTATACGAGATAATCAGTTATCAACTCTACGGACTAATAATAATCAAGCAGGGGAAATCCTCTGGCGTAACCAATTCAAAGTTAGCAATTCTTTGGCAAACGTGATTGATAAAATGGTGAAATTTGACCATCGTGAACGCTACAATTCAGCGACTGACGTACTGAATTATTTAAATAAAGTTAATGTAGGAGTGAAGGGTAAACCATTGAATAATCGATCTATTGTCGCTGGTGTAATCACGTTCATTATACTTGCTGGTGTTGGGTTGCTTATCTATAAACAGGTACATCCATCTGAGAATGTAGAACTTTATGAGCAAGGACTGTCTAAGTCTAAAAGTGGAAATAAGCAGGAAGCAATTAAGGATTTTACCAAAGCGATTGAAATTAATCCGCAGTATGCTGCAGCTTTTTACGAACGGGCAAATGCTCGCTTTTTTAGTGGAGATTATAAAGGAGCAGTTGAGGATGCGACTGCAGCAATTAATATTAATTCTAAATATGTTGAAGCTTACAGTCGTCGCTGTGGTGCTTATGTAAATCTAGCAGAATATCAGCAAGCTGATGGTGATTGCACTAAAGCACTGGAACTGAATCCCAAATATATCGATGCTTACGTCAATCGTGCCGCTGCCCGTGTTAATCTAGGGAAAAATCAGGAAGCTATTACTGATTTAACAATGGTGATTGAAGGCAATCCTAGCGATGCTCAAGCCTACCTAAATCGGGGCGTTGCCTACTATAGAATTCCAGATTACAAAAATGCGATCGCAGATTTTAACCAAGCAATAGGACACAATCCTCAATACGCCGAAGCATATAATGGTCGAGGTTTTACCCGCTTTCAACTAGGAGAAAAACAGGGAGCAATTGAAGATTTTACTAAAGCACTTGAGATCAAACCAGACTTTGCTGATGCTTATAAAAATCGCGCTATAGTCTACATTGACCAAGGAAATAAACAAGCAGCAATTGCCGATTTGCAGCAAGCGAAAAAGCTTTATTCTGGAAGAGGATTGATTGATGGTGTCAAAAATGCAGACGCCCTAATTCAACAAATCCAGTAGGGGCGCAAGGCCTTGCGCCCTTTTTGGCGTTTTTTGTCTCGCTCCCATGCTCTGCGTGGAAGCGAGATATAAGACAATACAGGGATGTTAGGCTCGAATGATATACACTGTAGGGAACATCCAAAATTTTTGCTTCTAATGACAATTTTATTCGTGCCGTGCCCCTACGACAAGGGCACGGCATCCAAAATTTTTGCTTCTAATGACAATTTTATTCGTGCCGTGCCCCTACGACAAGGGCACGGCATCCAAAATTTTTGCTTCTAATGACAATTTTATTCGTGCCGTGCCCCTACGACAAGGGCACGGCATCCAAAATTTTTGCTTCTAATGACAATTTTATTCGTGCCGTGCCCCTACGACAAGGGCACGGCATCCAAAATTTTTGCTTCTAATGACAATTTTATTCGTGCCGTGCCCCTACGACAATTTTCTACAATGCTATACAATTGAATTGCGAGTCGATGCAATTGAATTGCGAGTCGATACAATTGAATTGCGAGTCGATACAATTGAATTGCGAGTCGATACAATTCAATTGCAAGTCAATACAATTGAATTGTCGCCCACCCCATCGCTTACCAGGGGCTACCAATCATCGTGAACGCTGCCCAGTAAAATGGATGGGAGAGATCACCTGCGATATTCTGGCGCAAATATTGGGCTATTTCCGGTGTGAGTTTAATGCTACCGTTAG
The Gloeotrichia echinulata CP02 DNA segment above includes these coding regions:
- a CDS encoding serine/threonine-protein kinase, whose product is MNGQVLSGRYEIVQVLGGGAFGKTFLAKDILRPGHPSCVVKQLTYSSKNPQALQTVGRLFKTEAEILERLGQHDQIPRLLAEFEENQEFYLVQQFIDGFPLNQEILPGQPWSEDQVFTLLTEVLEILVFVHSQGVIHRDIKPGNLMRRSSDNKLVLIDFGAVKEIGNQAGSNSSNITIAIGTPGYMPIEQLHGLPQFNSDIYSLGMIAIQALLGIRDNQLSTLRTNNNQAGEILWRNQFKVSNSLANVIDKMVKFDHRERYNSATDVLNYLNKVNVGVKGKPLNNRSIVAGVITFIILAGVGLLIYKQVHPSENVELYEQGLSKSKSGNKQEAIKDFTKAIEINPQYAAAFYERANARFFSGDYKGAVEDATAAININSKYVEAYSRRCGAYVNLAEYQQADGDCTKALELNPKYIDAYVNRAAARVNLGKNQEAITDLTMVIEGNPSDAQAYLNRGVAYYRIPDYKNAIADFNQAIGHNPQYAEAYNGRGFTRFQLGEKQGAIEDFTKALEIKPDFADAYKNRAIVYIDQGNKQAAIADLQQAKKLYSGRGLIDGVKNADALIQQIQ